A part of Tigriopus californicus strain San Diego chromosome 10, Tcal_SD_v2.1, whole genome shotgun sequence genomic DNA contains:
- the LOC131889585 gene encoding prostatic acid phosphatase-like has protein sequence MLRGFLLILLAISLVQSRGVDVVAPIQPLESELKVKFVTVIYRHGDRTPIDPYPTDPYKDASEWPVGFGQLTVRGKQMQYALGQYLRARYGQLLGQKYGESLIYVRSTDFDRTLMSAGSNLAGLFPPIGTEVWNDQLLWQPIPIHTVPGDIDNLLSNHAKCPRRDKAQDEVLASDEVHKLNQQHKELYGYLTEHSGTSITNMVEVDYIYDTLFIERIYNKTLPKWTQSVFPDKMKYLRDLSFIVSTWTRELKRLTAGPLISDILTTFRKIQSGENPRKMHMYSGHDTTIASLLNALELLDPVVAPPYASSVLVELLSTFKPHQPKYFVRILYRNDSSREPYSLQLPGCQELCPLDDFDRLTVNLRPESHWAQECSLGDQEDDLTMEFITFVSVSIGILLFVILTLAVIVKCFRGKGTNFGYATISQERSP, from the exons ATGTTGCGCGGGTTCCTCTTGATTCTGTTGGCGATCAGCCTGGTCCAGTCTCGGGGAGTGGATGTTGTGGCTCCCATCCAGCCCCTGGAATCTGagctcaaagtcaaatttgtgACGGTTATCTATCGTCATGGAGACCGAACGCCCATAGATCCCTACCCCACTGACCCGTATAAGGACGCATCGGAATG GCCCGTGGGATTCGGTCAGCTCACCGTACGAGGGAAACAAATGCAG TACGCATTAGGCCAATATTTGCGAGCGCGATATGGACAACTCTTGGGCCAAAAATATGG GGAATCTTTGATATATGTTCGATCCACCGATTTTGATCGTACCTTGATGAGTGCCGGGTCAAATTTGGCGGGCCTGTTCCCACCTATTGGTACCGAGGTATGGAATGACCAATTGCTGTGGCAACCCATTCCTATCCATACGGTTCCGGGCGACATTGACAATCTTTTGTCCAACCATGCCAAGTGTCCTCGCCGAGATAAAGCCCAAGATGAAGTCTTGGCCTCTGACGAGGTGCACAAGTTGAACCAGCAACACAAGGAACTCTATGGATATTTAACGGAGCACTCTGGGACGAGCATCACGAATATGGTGGAAGTGGACTATATCTATGACACTCTCTTTATTGAACGGATCTACAACAAAACACTTCCAAAATGGACGCAATCTGTTTTTCCCGATAAGATGAAATATCTTCGTGATTTGAGTTTTATTGTTTCAACTTGGACTCGTGAATTGAAGCGACTGACGGCAGGCCCGCTTATCTCGGATATTCTGACTACTTTCCGAAAAATTCAAAGTGGAGAGAATCCCCGAAAAATGCACATGTATTCGGGACACG ACACAACGATAGCCAGTCTTCTGAATGCCCTTGAATTGTTAGACCCAGTTGTGGCTCCGCCTTACGCTTCGTCCGTTTTGGTTGAACTTTTGAGCACATTTAAGCCCCATCAGCCTAAGTACTTCGTCCGAATCTTGTACCGAAATGACTCTTCACGAGAGCCTTACTCGCTGCAACTACCGGGATGTCAAGAGTTGTGCCCTTTGGACGATTTTGACCGCCTGACGGTTAACTTGCGTCCTGAATCCCATTGGGCTCAAGAGTGCTCTCTGGGGGATCAAGAAGACGATCTAACTATGGAATTCATCACGTTCGTATCGGTCAGCATTGGGATACTGCTCTTCGTTATCCTGACTCTCGCTGTGATAGTCAAATGCTTTCGTGGAAAAGGAACTAATTTTGGATACGCGACCATATCTCAGGAGAGAAGCCCGTGA
- the LOC131889578 gene encoding uncharacterized protein LOC131889578 → MEPTENFDLSGKQNLHLIQLVDNGETEEHQIHFATPPPRALTSPSIPKDTFTEVKPQAGHKCTLCGKSLSDRMAFNLHIKKHLKEKLNKKAEKLKFAESLAKPSKKEPPTEIQPSNLVSPIACVAPPPPLQTTPKVSTPACQAPQEQLQVDVMAELRACQPLPRDSDLIKDHILHPSPSLAQTQASVVILPPPTPPLSSSSSSSSSSSPSSQASIPTKRKAATLLVPVDAPSDCTPDISDMEEDFINYNMELNRIDFNQDLSSILNQIEQDFGKQGMSHHHPSVETPPDSDVENTDYLSGVIDDISLDIDTPLISNTNNDLLGFDKFSKRIMQHEGENGITTTIPLTMADQPCPSAIILNEPSRELKRSRAEYDPRKGRVIGIVQNDKSQPNQQPLTFIDPTMPQSGQQSEVVSQRSNPTFTVEGGTSLTNLNDHHPLIRSALTGPPRVLSRAHEPTPDTSTSTSTLRGKLIQQSAASVERVGHLPAKALAILSQLPPKLFRSSAGSPSRLVNVVKVERSSYPAGAILNSSGIGSISSPNFGEATVGLRKSGMNISGSNTTTTSSPFTVINIECHETGENGEISGKIIETYKAIDTGREIKLLSGDPYAQADSSAIKAPHPQQQPTTMISQGERLTQSSSPMNNMSLDHGVALSPSPLNFTMGLKVPKHRCHDCNLSFSTKDEFFFHIRNTHRLSSIAIQHGKAGSQCMDLEENPKKLAFPCTKCERSFPHRVALVRHERSIHGRENELTCKVCSKQCKNKLSLIRHRSKHLACLHCSKGFSNKVALQEHLLQMHQASAILSVERPLRSCSPSSAPSTMLETSITSKRGDNFLFNPDDLSVDESMDSDDCFSLSSRNSIRPKGGSSIGGGDSMLSEVEEDDIFMLDQRRSPSSTLGDSLADISNANFFDITNELGDEFGASGLF, encoded by the coding sequence ATGGAACCAACTGAGAATTTCGACCTGAGTGGGAAGCAAAATTTGCATCTCATCCAGTTGGTCGACAATGGGGAAACTGAAGAGCACCAGATCCATTTTGCCACACCTCCGCCACGGGCCTTGACGAGCCCATCAATACCGAAAGACACATTTACTGAAGTAAAACCTCAGGCAGGTCACAAATGTACCTTGTGCGGCAAAAGTTTGTCGGATCGAATGGCTTTCAACCTCCATATCAAAAAGCACTTAAAAGAAAAGCTCAATAAGAAGGCAGAGAAGTTGAAATTCGCTGAGTCTCTAGcgaaaccctcaaaaaaggaacCACCAACCGAAATACAACCATCTAATCTAGTCAGTCCCATCGCATGTGTAGCACCCCCTCCACCGCTTCAAACAACACCCAAGGTCTCAACGCCAGCATGTCAAGCACCCCAAGAACAATTACAAGTGGACGTAATGGCCGAGCTAAGGGCGTGTCAACCACTTCCACGTGACTCAGACTTGATCAAAGACCACATATTACATCCAAGTCCATCTTTGGCCCAGACTCAAGCATCCGTCGTCATTCTTCCACCACCTACCCCtccgttgtcgtcgtcgtcgtcgtcgtcttcctcgtcctccccTTCTTCCCAGGCCTCGATTCCAACCAAGAGGAAGGCTGCTACTCTCCTTGTTCCCGTTGACGCTCCGAGTGATTGTACTCCAGATATTTCCGACATGGAGGAAGATTTTATTAACTATAATATGGAACTCAACAGAATTGATTTTAATCAAGACTTAAGCTCCATCTTAAATCAAATCGAACAAGACTTTGGAAAACAAGGCATGTCGCACCATCATCCATCTGTGGAGACACCGCCGGATTCGGATGTAGAAAACACCGACTATTTGTCCGGAGTCATTGACGACATATCACTCGACATTGATACTCCTTTGATCTCAAACACAAACAACGATCTCCTTGGCTTTGACAAATTTAGCAAAAGAATAATGCAACATGAAGGTGAAAACGGGATCACCACTACCATCCCGTTAACCATGGCTGATCAACCCTGCCCATCGGCGATCATACTCAATGAACCAAGCAGAGAGCTAAAACGATCTAGGGCCGAATATGACCCAAGAAAGGGAAGAGTAATcggaattgttcaaaatgacaaGAGTCAGCCAAACCAACAACCATTGACATTCATCGACCCGACAATGCCTCAAAGTGGACAACAAAGTGAGGTCGTTTCCCAACGTTCGAACCCAACTTTCACGGTGGAAGGTGGAACCTCTTTAACCAATCTGAATGACCATCACCCTCTGATCCGAAGTGCGCTCACAGGTCCTCCTCGAGTGCTTTCTCGAGCCCACGAGCCCACTCCAGACACTTCAACGTCCACGTCAACCCTTCGGGGAAAGCTCATTCAACAATCTGCCGCGTCCGTGGAGAGGGTTGGCCACCTGCCAGCCAAGGCTCTAGCCATTCTGAGCCAGCTACCTCCGAAGCTTTTCCGCTCAAGCGCTGGATCCCCGTCCAGGCTCGTCAATGTGGTCAAAGTAGAGAGGTCAAGCTATCCCGCAGGGGCCATCTTGAATTCCTCAGGGATTGGGAGTATATCGTCACCCAACTTTGGAGAAGCTACCGTTGGCCTCCGAAAGTCAGGCATGAACATTTCAGGATCGAACACAACGACGACTTCCTCACCTTTCACGGTCATCAATATTGAATGCCACGAAACGGGggaaaatggagaaatttCGGGCAAGATCATAGAAACCTATAAAGCCATTGACACGGGTAGAGAAATAAAACTATTGTCGGGAGACCCATATGCCCAAGCCGACTCTTCGGCAATAAAAGCTCCTCATCCTCAACAACAGCCAACTACCATGATCTCGCAAGGGGAAAGGCTCACCCAGTCAAGTTCACCCATGAATAATATGAGTCTGGATCATGGAGTTGCTCTCTCCCCCTCGCCTCTCAACTTCACGATGGGTTTAAAGGTGCCCAAACACCGGTGTCACGATtgcaatttgtcattttcaaccaaGGATGAGTTCTTTTTTCATATTCGAAACACCCATCGATTATCTTCCATTGCCATTCAGCATGGCAAGGCCGGCAGCCAATGCATGGATCTGGAGGAAAACCCGAAGAAATTGGCATTCCCATGCACCAAGTGCGAACGCTCGTTTCCCCACCGTGTTGCCCTGGTCCGACATGAACGGAGCATTCATGGCCGGGAGAATGAACTCACCTGCAAGGTGTGTTCCAAGCAATGCAAAAACAAGCTCAGCTTGATCAGGCATCGTTCGAAGCACTTGGCGTGTCTCCACTGCTCAAAGGGCTTCAGCAACAAGGTGGCCTTGCAAGAGCATCTGTTGCAAATGCATCAGGCCTCGGCAATTCTCAGTGTAGAACGTCCGCTTCGGTCATGTTCTCCTTCGAGTGCGCCCTCAACGATGCTCGAGACCTCGATCACCTCAAAGCGAGGCGataactttcttttcaatccgGACGATTTGTCTGTTGACGAGTCTATGGACAGCGATGATTGCTTCTCATTGAGCAGTAGAAATTCAATCCGCCCCAAGGGTGGATCGTCTATTGGGGGCGGGGATTCCATGCTTTCTGAAGTTGAAGAAGACGATATTTTCATGCTTGACCAACGCCGATCGCCGAGCAGCACACTCGGAGATTCTCTAGCAGatatttcaaatgcaaactTCTTCGACATCACCAACGAATTAGGCGATGAATTTGGTGCCTCGGGATTATTCTAA
- the LOC131889584 gene encoding transducin beta-like protein 2 — protein MDPALILLTVIVGLILVGGFVLAQKIGSGSKTAEGVADHKSDPSANKTNRTHPGQEANCIGQQNTHVGGGKKKAMLNSKRSGPAKDTFQHPWLVSTLKGHSGRVLDLDLSENGKWLASCDSDRSVILWTVKEFRDKEHKTIRCNVNYDHATKVKWSPDSKAFIVQKATENRAEVYKLGKKEDGSVGNIQPCVTFPAQHETDVIGLGFSPTGKFVMTCSDKTSLLIWSIHGDVLASLDTYHMTTYCAKVSPCGKFVASSGFTPDVKVWEVKFKRTGEFEKVARAFELTGHTSGVFSFDFSADSSRMATVSKDGTWKIFKTNVEFERGQDPSQVASGKFPQADERTLIALSANGQVVAIARQTSVHFFSAVTTEDMGQIHNLHTSPITSILFDREDRWFLTAGDKHIRVFKNIPGLTLQKRELEKKVASASTSGLKDRLMSQIQDIDIQLTSNVGKK, from the exons ATGGACCCGGCTTTGATCTTGCTCACCGTTATTGTGGGACTCATTCTAGTGGGGGGATTCGTTCTAGCCCAAAAGATCGGCTCAGGCTCCAAGACCGCGGAGGGAGTCGCCGATCATAAATCGGACCCGTCTGCTAACAAGACGAACAGGACGCATCCCGGCCAGGAGGCCAATTGCATTGGCCAGCAG AACACCCATGTTGGCGGGGGGAAGAAGAAGGCTATGCTCAATTCAAAGCGATCCGGACCCGCCAAGGACACATTCCAACATCCTTGGCTGGTGAGCACGCTCAAAGGACATAGTGGACGCGTGTTGGACTTGGATCTGAGCGAGAACGGCAAGTGGCTCGCCAGTTGCGATAGCGATCGAAGCGTGATCCTGTGGACCGTAAAGGAGTTCCGGGACAAGGAGCACAAGACTATTCGTTGCAACGTCAACTACGACCATGCCACCAAAGTCAAGTGGAGTCCGGATAGTAAGGCCTTCATCGTTCAAAAGGCCACTGAAAACCGGGCTGAAGTGTACAAATTGGGCAAGAAAGAGGACGGCAGTGTGGGCAACATCCAACCTTGTGTCACATTCCCTGCCCAGCACGAAACCGACGTGATTGGCTTGGGCTTTTCGCCTACGGGCAAGTTTGTGATGACCTGCTCGGATAAGACCTCGCTCCTGATTTGGAGCATTCATGGCGACGTTTTGGCCTCACTCGATACCTACCACATGACCACCTATTGCGCCAAAGTCTCGCCCTGTGGGAAGTTTGTGGCCTCCTCCGGCTTCACGCCCGATGTCAAAGTGTGGGAAGTGAAATTCAAGCGTACCGGCGAGTTTGAGAAAGTGGCGCGGGCCTTCGAGCTCACCGGTCACACATCGGGTGTGTTCAGCTTCGATTTTAGTGCTGACTCGAGCCGCATGGCTACCGTCTCCAAAGATGGAACGTGGAAGATCTTCAAAACCAACGTGGAGTTCGAACGGGGCCAAGACCCCAGTCAAGTGGCGTCCGGTAAGTTTCCTCAAGCGGATGAGAGAACCCTGATTGCGCTGTCGGCTAACGGTCAAGTCGTGGCCATTGCTCGCCAAACGAGTGTCCACTTCTTCTCGGCAGTGACCACAGAAGACATGGGCCAAATCCACAATCTGCACACCAGCCCAATCACGAGTATCTTGTTTGATCGTGAAGATAGGTGGTTCCTCACGGCGGGCGATAAGCATATCCGAGTATTCAAGAACATCCCGGGACTCACGCTCCAAAAAAGAGAACTGGAGAAGAAAGTCGCGTCAGCGAGTACATCCGGTTTGAAAGATCGACTGATGTCACAAATTCAAGATATTGATATTCAACTGACGTCTAACGTTGGCAAGAAATAG
- the LOC131889488 gene encoding LOW QUALITY PROTEIN: uncharacterized protein LOC131889488 (The sequence of the model RefSeq protein was modified relative to this genomic sequence to represent the inferred CDS: deleted 1 base in 1 codon), giving the protein MSDWELRHELSLACHQDLRQKIQDRSRAVPSSHTYQSLTREIGASLGSFISHVQGLERDLNRGSAVTPREISRRQKLVEDLHLKHRQIKAQIDDIAQPRVQQRFQLLQAPLRSGAGLADMGSVAWAHDDGDEDDTGLSSPEQVMACQDEGLDALHEVIVRQNTWSKHRHGGGAQNHLLEDIDTGMDQTRQRLLDTTRQITHVERRDRTCRYWAVILALLVPIVILFLLPDRK; this is encoded by the exons ATGTCCGATTGGGAACTTCGACACGAGTTAAGCTTGGCATGCCATCAAGATCTGCGGCAAAAGATCCAGGATCGATCCCGCGCCGTGCCATCCTCTCATACCTATCAAAGTCTAACGCGCGAAATTGGTGCCTCTTTAGGCTCGTTCATAAGTCATGTCCAAGGCTTGGAGCGAGACTTGAACCGTGGCTCGGCCGTGACGCCGCGCGAGATCAGTCGACGGCAAAAACTGGTGGAAGACCTTCATCTCAAACACCGTCAAATCAAGGCGCAGATTGACGATATCGCTCAGCCCCGCGTCCAACAACGCTTTCAATTACTACAGGCCCCTTTGCGAAGTGGGGCGGGCCTGGCGGACATGGGCTCGGTGGCTTGGGCTCACGACGACGGGGATGAAGATGACACAGGGCTCTCAAGTCCGG AGCAGGTCATGGCCTGCCAGGATGAGGGTTTGGATGCACTTCATGAGGTGATTGTTCGCCAAAATACATGG TCAAAGCATAGGCACGGAGGTGGAGCCCAAAACCATTTGCTGGAGGATATCGATACCGGCATGGACCAGACACGCCAGAGACTCCTCGATACTACACGTCAGATCACTCACGTGGAACGACGAGACCGGACTTGTCGATACTGGGCAGTGATTTTAGCCTTACTCGTGCCAATTGTGATACTCTTCCTCTTACCCGACCGAAAGTAA